A genome region from Alistipes dispar includes the following:
- a CDS encoding tetratricopeptide repeat protein yields the protein MKKLFVSAIALFAAASLSAQDVTALYNEAAAAYGAKDFAGAAAKFEQVIDQGLDNPDAASMVATAKTTLPKCYFMLGGGSLKTKNYAEALKNFEKSAELAELYGDMTQMGKSNGWVAKIYQIQGGDAFNSKDYATAAGIFEKGYKADPDNTGMALNLAMSYCEMFMASGDMAQYEKGMDVYEAVAAKTHPKYAEDAAKAREMITLYTNNMVAKLQAAGDNDGIIAAADKMLEKNPESALAQNIRLQAYAGKKDYAKVIELGEAAAAAQTEAADKSLMYYLLGAAYNAKEMKDQAIAAFRKVTDGPAAENAKAALTELTK from the coding sequence ATGAAAAAGTTATTTGTATCGGCAATCGCGCTGTTTGCCGCCGCGTCGCTCTCGGCGCAGGACGTCACGGCGCTTTACAACGAAGCGGCCGCCGCTTACGGCGCCAAGGATTTCGCGGGAGCGGCCGCCAAGTTCGAACAGGTGATCGATCAGGGACTCGACAATCCCGACGCCGCTTCGATGGTCGCCACGGCCAAGACGACGCTTCCGAAGTGCTACTTCATGCTGGGCGGCGGCTCGCTGAAGACGAAGAACTACGCCGAGGCGCTGAAGAACTTCGAGAAGTCGGCCGAGCTGGCCGAGCTTTACGGCGACATGACCCAGATGGGCAAGTCGAACGGCTGGGTGGCCAAGATTTACCAGATACAGGGCGGCGACGCCTTCAACAGCAAGGACTATGCGACGGCCGCCGGCATCTTCGAGAAGGGCTACAAGGCCGATCCCGACAATACGGGCATGGCTTTGAACCTGGCGATGAGCTACTGCGAGATGTTCATGGCCAGCGGCGACATGGCCCAGTACGAGAAGGGCATGGACGTCTATGAGGCCGTAGCGGCCAAGACGCATCCCAAGTATGCGGAGGATGCCGCCAAGGCCCGGGAGATGATTACGCTCTATACCAACAACATGGTAGCCAAGCTGCAGGCCGCGGGCGACAACGACGGCATCATCGCCGCTGCGGACAAGATGCTGGAGAAGAATCCCGAGAGCGCGCTGGCGCAGAATATCCGTCTGCAGGCCTATGCCGGCAAGAAGGATTACGCCAAGGTGATCGAGCTGGGCGAGGCCGCTGCCGCCGCGCAGACCGAGGCAGCCGACAAGAGCCTGATGTACTACCTGCTGGGCGCCGCCTACAACGCCAAGGAGATGAAGGACCAGGCCATCGCCGCCTTCCGGAAGGTGACCGACGGCCCGGCCGCCGAGAATGCCAAGGCCGCGCTGACCGAGCTGACGAAGTAA
- the queG gene encoding tRNA epoxyqueuosine(34) reductase QueG, whose translation MLDHRNIKRLAAGEGFDLCGIAPCRHLAENEARFREWLAAGYQSSLDYLERNADKRFDPRRLVERARTAVVCAVAYKNRASEGYPPGCRTRIASYACAADYHTTIRDRLRRMLAALKAAHPALEGRAFVDTAPLCEKQLAVEAGLGWIGRQSLLVTPQYGSFVLLGELILTDEADAYDAPFEGEGCGRCRRCLESCPTGALVRSRMLDTGRCIACHTIEKEPGTEVDLHGWIFGCDACQSCCPHNLRAPLHRDPAFDPLFDPLAMDEAAWLALDEARFGELFGRTPLTRSGLRRIQRNIRRK comes from the coding sequence ATGCTCGACCATCGGAACATCAAACGGCTCGCCGCCGGGGAGGGGTTCGACCTCTGCGGCATCGCGCCGTGCCGCCATCTGGCCGAGAACGAAGCCCGTTTCCGCGAATGGCTGGCGGCGGGCTATCAGTCGTCGCTGGACTATCTGGAACGCAACGCCGACAAGCGGTTCGACCCGCGGCGGCTGGTCGAGCGGGCCCGGACGGCGGTGGTCTGCGCCGTGGCCTACAAGAACCGCGCGAGCGAAGGCTACCCGCCCGGCTGCCGCACCCGCATCGCCTCCTATGCCTGCGCGGCGGATTACCACACGACGATCCGCGACCGCCTCCGCCGGATGCTCGCCGCGCTGAAGGCCGCCCACCCCGCACTCGAGGGGCGCGCCTTCGTCGATACGGCTCCGCTCTGCGAGAAACAACTGGCCGTGGAGGCCGGGCTGGGGTGGATCGGACGGCAGTCGCTGCTCGTCACGCCGCAATACGGATCGTTCGTACTGCTGGGAGAGCTGATCCTGACGGACGAAGCCGACGCCTACGACGCCCCGTTCGAGGGGGAGGGCTGCGGCCGTTGCCGCCGCTGTCTCGAGAGCTGCCCCACGGGGGCTCTCGTCCGCTCTCGGATGCTCGACACGGGGCGCTGCATCGCCTGCCACACCATCGAAAAGGAACCCGGCACGGAGGTGGATCTCCACGGCTGGATATTCGGCTGCGACGCCTGCCAGAGCTGCTGTCCCCACAACCTCCGCGCACCGCTCCACCGCGACCCGGCGTTCGATCCCCTCTTCGATCCCCTCGCCATGGACGAGGCGGCGTGGCTCGCGCTGGACGAAGCGCGCTTCGGGGAGCTTTTCGGCCGCACGCCCCTCACCCGCAGCGGCCTGCGGCGCATCCAGCGAAACATCCGCCGGAAATGA
- a CDS encoding nucleoside deaminase yields MTNGTEEEQRSMDEKFMRLALNEARKALAAEEVPIGAVVVSRGAVVGRGHNLVETLSDPTAHAEMQALTAAAATVGGKYLPECTLYVTVEPCVMCAGAIAWAQTGRVVWGADDPKRGYRRYSESVLHPRTSVTRGILAAECEELMTSFFALLRG; encoded by the coding sequence ATGACGAACGGAACGGAGGAGGAGCAGCGGTCGATGGACGAAAAATTCATGCGGCTGGCGCTGAACGAGGCCCGCAAGGCGCTGGCGGCGGAGGAGGTCCCGATCGGGGCGGTGGTCGTCTCGCGCGGGGCGGTCGTGGGGCGGGGGCACAACCTCGTCGAGACGCTTTCGGACCCCACGGCGCATGCCGAAATGCAGGCCCTGACGGCCGCTGCGGCGACCGTCGGGGGCAAGTACCTGCCCGAGTGCACGCTCTACGTGACGGTCGAGCCGTGCGTCATGTGCGCCGGGGCGATCGCGTGGGCGCAGACGGGGCGCGTGGTGTGGGGCGCCGACGATCCGAAGAGGGGCTACCGCCGTTATTCGGAATCGGTCCTCCATCCCAGGACCTCCGTGACGCGGGGGATTCTCGCCGCGGAGTGCGAAGAGCTGATGACTTCGTTTTTCGCCCTTTTGCGCGGGTAG
- a CDS encoding AMP-binding protein, with product MTINTLYGLVRQSTERFASRIAFSMYEGEELTYAEVGRRIARVQETLTGAGLGPGDKVALLSSNMPNWGVCYLAVTSAGMVAVPILPDFSGEELDMIIEHSEARALLVSDRLFTRLSKRTIERLNVVVRTKNLGVISQRVRGEGTTAVPAPDDLAVIIYTSGTTSKPKGVMLTHRALCAQVDMSSAIFPIGGEDTFLSVLPLSHTYECSIGMIYPFSMGARVVYLDRPPTASALMPALRSVRPTVMLIVPLIIEKIYRHQVLAKFNSNGFWRTLYRVGFMRRYLHRVAGKKLMKLFGRRLRFLGIGGAKLDRGAEQFLLEARVPYAIGYGLTETAPLLAGAAPAQVRLGSTGPQAPGVELRLENVDARTRQGEIVALTPSVMLGYYKNPEATAEAFTPDGWFRTGDLGEFDKDGWLYIKGRLKNMIVGPGGENIYPEDIESVLNSHVCIADSIVTEHEGRLVALVHFNREEIEAMLDDWREEWATQKEAWEAKTEQLKKEIMDFVNAKVSRFSRISEVVEEKEEFVKTPTHKIKRFLYNKRGKASGGEEGPQGGPSGSGAR from the coding sequence ATGACGATCAATACACTGTACGGACTGGTCCGTCAGAGCACGGAGCGGTTCGCGTCGCGGATCGCCTTTTCCATGTACGAGGGCGAGGAGCTGACCTACGCCGAAGTGGGCCGCCGTATCGCCCGGGTGCAGGAGACGCTTACCGGAGCGGGGCTCGGTCCCGGCGACAAGGTGGCCCTGCTGAGCAGCAACATGCCCAACTGGGGCGTCTGCTACCTGGCCGTGACATCCGCGGGGATGGTCGCCGTGCCCATTCTGCCCGATTTCTCGGGCGAGGAGCTGGACATGATCATCGAGCACTCGGAGGCTCGGGCGCTGCTGGTCTCCGACCGTCTGTTCACCCGCCTTTCGAAACGGACCATCGAGCGGCTGAACGTCGTGGTGCGCACGAAAAACCTCGGCGTCATCTCGCAGCGTGTGCGCGGCGAGGGGACGACGGCCGTGCCCGCGCCGGACGATCTGGCCGTCATCATCTACACCTCGGGCACGACCTCGAAGCCCAAGGGGGTGATGCTCACCCACCGGGCGCTCTGCGCGCAGGTGGACATGTCGTCCGCGATCTTCCCCATCGGCGGCGAGGACACGTTTCTCTCGGTGCTGCCGCTGTCGCATACCTACGAATGCTCGATCGGCATGATCTACCCCTTCTCGATGGGCGCGCGGGTGGTCTATCTGGACCGTCCGCCCACGGCCTCGGCGCTGATGCCGGCCCTGCGGTCGGTACGGCCCACGGTCATGCTCATCGTGCCGCTCATCATCGAAAAGATCTACCGCCACCAGGTGCTGGCCAAATTCAATTCCAACGGCTTCTGGCGCACGCTCTACCGCGTGGGGTTCATGCGCCGCTACCTGCACCGCGTGGCGGGCAAGAAGCTGATGAAGCTCTTCGGGCGCCGGCTGCGTTTCCTCGGAATCGGCGGCGCGAAGCTCGACCGGGGGGCCGAGCAGTTCCTTCTGGAGGCCCGCGTGCCCTATGCCATCGGTTACGGACTGACCGAGACCGCGCCGCTGCTGGCCGGGGCCGCGCCGGCGCAGGTGCGCCTCGGATCGACCGGACCGCAGGCGCCGGGCGTCGAGCTGCGGCTCGAGAACGTCGATGCCCGGACGCGCCAGGGCGAGATTGTGGCGCTCACGCCGAGCGTCATGCTGGGCTATTACAAGAATCCCGAAGCCACGGCCGAAGCGTTTACTCCCGACGGCTGGTTCCGCACGGGCGACCTGGGCGAGTTCGACAAGGACGGGTGGCTCTATATCAAAGGCCGCCTGAAGAACATGATCGTCGGCCCGGGCGGAGAGAACATCTATCCCGAGGACATCGAGAGCGTGCTCAACTCGCACGTCTGCATCGCCGATTCGATCGTCACCGAGCACGAGGGGCGTCTGGTGGCGCTGGTGCATTTCAACCGCGAGGAGATCGAGGCGATGCTCGACGACTGGCGCGAGGAGTGGGCGACGCAGAAGGAGGCGTGGGAGGCCAAGACCGAGCAGCTCAAGAAGGAGATCATGGATTTCGTGAATGCCAAGGTGAGCCGCTTCTCGCGCATCTCGGAGGTCGTCGAGGAGAAGGAGGAGTTCGTCAAGACCCCGACGCACAAGATCAAGCGTTTCCTCTACAATAAGCGCGGCAAGGCCTCCGGCGGGGAGGAAGGTCCGCAGGGCGGTCCCTCCGGTTCCGGAGCGCGGTAG
- a CDS encoding glycosyltransferase family 117 protein, whose product MTFFKRWNNIVGWAVFAIAAMVYLLTMEPVSSLWDCSEFIATSYKLEVGHPPGAPLFMMLARLATLFAFGNPDYVGIAVNTMNSLASAFCILFLFWTITHLARRMMTRGGAPSPAQTWAALGAGAVGALAYTFTDTFWFSAIEGEVYALSSMFTALVVWLMLKWEEQADQPHASRWIVLIAYLMGLSIGVHILNLLTIPTLAFIYYFRTTDRVTWRGVAWTTLAAGAVLVFINNIIIPYTVWIGAQIDTLAVNTLGLPVNSGMVVFALALILGLGWASWKAHRRGRVVLNILLLSTTMILVGFSSYASMTIRAAANPPMNSNNPNNPHALLAVLNRDQYGSRPLLYGPYFSAPPEALVEKEVTYLDEDGRYKTARIPSHYTHAPEFMHLFPRMWDANKDEREYKQWGAYRTRTEIARDENGEAVRDEQGRPVRQEVLDFGRRRTYTDSYGDTRAVTEPTFGENLHYFFNYQLSYMYWRYFLWNFVGRQSDIQPTRTTITDGNWLSGIKWIDEKYLGPQENLPREVAGNKGRNTYYFLPFLLGLVGLLYQLNRDPRNFSIVMWLFIMTGIALVFYFNTSPGEPRERDYVYAGSFYAFSIWIGFGVLALRELFARLTGRDTAATVAATAVCMAVPAILAAQNWDDHDRSGRYMARDIGWNYLQSTLPNSIIINYGDNDTFPLWNNQEVYGVRPDVRIMNTSYLGGEWYIDEMKTRANDAPGVPFSLPKSKYTHTNDYIPVYDIVDHPVDIREVIDFVRSEDPRSKTALSDGTPTDYIPCKRIALPVNKENAIASGIVAEKDRDQMVDTVYINLKKNALAKNELMLLDMLANFDWKRPIYLTQVYILQNFGLMDYLQFDGYAYRFVPILTPVRNAYEIGRIDPDYAAPLLRDKFRYGNLSDPDIYCDYFIQYNLSASHAREAFARVAKELLRQNRVEEGVELLDLGLERLPTSQIRFTDANTYPFLEAYYAASALGAPDAAGKGDALLREYARTLIEYIEYYLQFEGAQGDMISGALDEKLDQLGDVYYLASYAGRRDVVAELNDYYRSLGVSEENLLDAGDKPHGDTVQIVTAGE is encoded by the coding sequence ATGACATTTTTCAAACGCTGGAACAACATCGTCGGATGGGCCGTCTTCGCCATCGCCGCGATGGTTTACCTTCTGACGATGGAACCCGTTTCGAGTCTCTGGGACTGCTCGGAGTTCATCGCCACCTCCTACAAACTCGAAGTGGGCCACCCGCCCGGAGCGCCGCTGTTCATGATGCTGGCGCGTCTGGCCACGCTCTTCGCCTTCGGCAACCCCGACTACGTGGGCATCGCCGTCAATACGATGAACTCCCTGGCCAGCGCCTTCTGCATCCTCTTCCTCTTCTGGACGATCACCCACCTGGCGCGGCGCATGATGACCCGCGGCGGCGCCCCCTCGCCCGCACAGACATGGGCCGCGCTGGGCGCCGGAGCCGTCGGCGCGCTGGCCTACACCTTCACCGACACCTTCTGGTTCTCGGCCATCGAGGGCGAGGTCTATGCCCTCTCGTCCATGTTCACGGCCCTCGTGGTCTGGCTCATGCTCAAATGGGAGGAGCAGGCCGACCAGCCCCACGCCTCGCGCTGGATCGTGCTGATCGCCTACCTGATGGGCCTCTCGATCGGCGTGCACATCCTCAACCTGCTGACCATCCCCACGCTGGCGTTCATCTACTACTTCCGCACGACCGACCGCGTGACGTGGCGCGGCGTCGCGTGGACGACGCTCGCGGCCGGGGCCGTGCTCGTGTTCATCAACAACATCATCATCCCCTACACGGTCTGGATCGGCGCGCAGATCGACACGCTGGCGGTCAATACGCTGGGGCTTCCGGTCAATTCGGGCATGGTGGTCTTCGCGCTGGCGCTCATCCTCGGACTGGGCTGGGCCTCGTGGAAGGCCCACCGCCGGGGGCGCGTCGTCCTGAACATCCTGCTGCTCTCGACGACGATGATCCTCGTGGGCTTCTCCTCCTACGCCTCGATGACCATCCGCGCCGCGGCCAACCCGCCGATGAACTCCAACAACCCGAACAATCCGCACGCGCTGCTGGCGGTGCTCAACCGCGACCAGTACGGCAGCCGCCCGCTGCTCTACGGCCCCTACTTCTCGGCGCCTCCCGAGGCGCTCGTGGAGAAGGAGGTCACCTACCTCGACGAGGACGGGCGCTACAAGACGGCGCGTATCCCCTCGCACTACACCCACGCCCCGGAATTCATGCACCTCTTCCCCCGCATGTGGGACGCTAACAAGGACGAACGGGAGTACAAACAGTGGGGCGCCTACCGCACCCGCACCGAGATCGCACGCGACGAAAACGGCGAGGCGGTCCGCGACGAGCAGGGGCGTCCGGTGCGGCAGGAGGTGCTCGACTTCGGCCGCAGGCGCACCTATACGGACTCCTACGGCGACACGCGCGCCGTGACCGAACCCACCTTCGGGGAGAACCTCCACTACTTCTTCAACTACCAGCTCTCGTACATGTACTGGCGCTACTTCCTCTGGAACTTCGTGGGGCGCCAGAGCGACATACAACCCACGCGCACGACGATCACCGACGGCAACTGGCTCTCGGGCATCAAATGGATCGACGAGAAGTACCTCGGACCGCAGGAGAACCTGCCGCGCGAGGTGGCCGGCAACAAGGGCCGCAACACCTACTACTTCCTGCCGTTCCTGCTGGGACTCGTCGGGCTGCTCTACCAGCTCAACCGCGACCCGCGCAACTTCTCGATCGTCATGTGGCTATTCATCATGACGGGTATCGCGCTAGTCTTCTACTTCAACACCTCGCCGGGCGAACCCCGCGAACGCGACTACGTCTATGCCGGCTCGTTCTACGCCTTCTCGATCTGGATCGGCTTCGGCGTGCTGGCCCTGCGCGAACTCTTCGCACGGCTGACCGGGCGCGACACGGCGGCGACCGTCGCCGCAACGGCCGTCTGCATGGCCGTGCCCGCGATTCTGGCGGCCCAGAACTGGGACGACCACGACCGGTCGGGCCGCTACATGGCGCGCGACATCGGCTGGAACTACCTCCAGTCCACGCTGCCCAACTCCATCATCATCAACTACGGCGACAACGACACCTTCCCGCTCTGGAACAATCAGGAGGTCTATGGCGTGCGTCCCGACGTGCGGATCATGAACACCTCCTATCTGGGCGGCGAATGGTACATCGACGAGATGAAGACCCGCGCCAACGACGCTCCGGGCGTGCCCTTCTCGCTGCCCAAGAGCAAATACACCCATACGAACGACTACATCCCGGTATATGACATCGTTGACCATCCGGTGGACATCCGCGAGGTGATCGACTTCGTGCGCAGCGAGGATCCGCGGAGCAAGACCGCGCTCTCCGACGGCACGCCGACCGATTACATTCCCTGCAAGCGCATCGCGCTGCCGGTGAACAAGGAGAACGCCATCGCCTCGGGCATCGTGGCCGAGAAGGACCGCGACCAGATGGTGGACACGGTTTACATCAACCTCAAGAAGAACGCGCTGGCCAAGAACGAGCTGATGCTGCTCGACATGCTGGCCAATTTCGACTGGAAACGCCCGATCTACCTCACGCAGGTCTATATCCTGCAGAACTTCGGACTGATGGACTACCTCCAGTTCGACGGCTACGCCTACCGTTTCGTGCCGATCCTCACCCCGGTACGGAACGCCTACGAAATCGGCCGCATCGACCCCGACTACGCCGCGCCGCTGCTGCGCGACAAGTTCCGCTACGGCAACCTCTCGGACCCGGACATCTACTGCGACTACTTCATCCAGTACAACCTCTCGGCCTCGCACGCCCGGGAAGCCTTCGCCCGCGTGGCCAAGGAGCTGTTGCGGCAGAACCGCGTGGAGGAGGGCGTCGAGCTGCTCGACCTGGGGCTCGAACGGCTCCCGACCTCGCAGATCCGCTTCACGGACGCCAACACCTACCCGTTCCTCGAGGCCTACTACGCCGCTTCGGCGCTCGGTGCGCCGGATGCCGCCGGGAAGGGCGACGCCCTGCTGCGCGAATACGCCCGGACGCTCATCGAGTACATCGAGTACTACCTGCAATTCGAGGGAGCGCAGGGCGACATGATCTCGGGTGCGCTCGACGAGAAGCTCGACCAGTTGGGCGACGTTTACTACCTGGCCAGCTACGCCGGACGCCGCGACGTGGTGGCCGAGCTGAACGACTACTACCGTTCGCTGGGCGTCTCGGAGGAGAACCTGCTCGACGCAGGCGACAAGCCCCACGGCGACACGGTGCAGATAGTGACCGCCGGGGAGTGA